GGCCTGCGCCTGTACGCGTGCCTGATAGGACGGCAGGCGCGCGATGAAGTCGTCGACCGTCGAAGCCGCCAGTGCAACGAACGCGATGCCCGCGGCGGCAACGCCGACGATTACGGTCGTCAGGGCCAGCCAGGCGGGCAGGCCCCGCTGGCGCAGGTAATACATCGGCGGGGCGAATACGATCGCGATGAAAATCGCCAGCAGAAACGGCACGACGATCGGCGCGGCGGCACGCAGCCCCGCAATGATGACGACGAATGCCGCGGATGCCAGCAGCACACGCAGTCCGCGCGGGAGGGTGGTCCGGGGTTCCATCGTCCGTGAGTCTAGTGTCCTGTCCCGCGATTATCTATCGTTTCTGAGGGTTCCTGCGGTTCGAGGGTAAGGCGCGTCGTGAAGGCGAAGGTCATTCCATAGATCATCGCGGGACAGGACACTCCCAGCCGGTTAAGGGATTTCCCGGCTGGAATCAGATTCGCGCCGCAACGAGTTCGTGAAGCTCGTGGTCGCTGAGCACAACGGGATTGGTCTTCATGCTCGAGCCGCGCGCGTTCGCGACGATGCGGTCGATGTCCGCGGTCCGCACACCATGGTGACCGAGCCCCGGCAGCCGGAGATGCCGGGTCCATGCGGCGAGGAGGTCGACCAGTGCGGCTTCGGCCGCATCAGGCCCGGCAAAATGCGTATCGCAGAGGATTTCGGCCGCCTCGCGATAGCGGGTGAGCGCCGGCGAGTCCGGCGCACGATCGTGCAGCGCAGCGAGATTCACGCGCGCGGCCTCGGCCACGAGCGTGCCGCACACCACGCCGTGCGGAATCGGGTGAAACGCGCCCAGCGGCGAGGCCAGTCCATGCACGGAGCCCAGTCCGGTCTGCGCGAGCGTGATGCCGGAAATGAGCGCGCAGTAGGCCATGGCGCTGCGGGCCGGCGCGTCGGCGCCGTCCGAATCGAACAGTGGCAGCAGGCCGTCGCGCGCGGCGGCCAGACCGCCACGGTTGAGATCGTCCGTCAGCGCATTCGCGCGCGTGGATACGAATGATTCGAGCACCTGGGTCAGCGCATCCATGCCGTTTGCGGCGATGACTTCACGCGGGCAACTCGCGAGCAGGTCCGGATCGACGAGCGCGTATTCGGCGACGAGTCGATCGTGCCGGAATGACTTTTTGAATCCCTCTGGTCCGGAGCGGCTCAACACGCCGTTTTTCGTTGCCTCGCTGCCGGTGCCCGCAGTGGTCGGCACGCACACCAGCGGTACGGCCGGGCCTTCGTAGGCGAGTTCCGGTCCCACGCCTTCGAGGTAGTCCAGCACGGATCGCCGGACGCGCAGCAGCCCGGCGATACATTTCGCGGCGTCCATGGCCGAGCCCCCGCCGAGCCCAACGACGACGTCCATGTTCGCGTCGGCGAATTCGCTGACGGCAGCGTCCACGTCTTCCGGCGAGGGTTCGCCGCCGATGCCAAGTTGCATGACCTCCACGCCGGCCGAACGCAGTGCCGTGCGAAGGCTCATCCAGCGTTCGGATTCAACAAACGAACGTCGGCCGGTCACAAACAGGGCACGCCTGCCGTAACGACGGACGATCTCCGGCAGGCGCCCCAGCGCGCCGGGGCCAAATTCGATTCGCGGCAGACGCGCGATGGAAAACGGCGCGATCATGCGGCGGGATACAGTCCCTGGTAGGGAACGCCCGTGCGCGGCTCGACCATCCAGTCCGCGACCGTTTCGCGCCAGGCGAGGTAATGCGCGGTGTGTTTGTGCGCGGCGGCGTCGGCGGCCGAAGCATAGGCCTCATACAGCACGAAGCGGTCTGGATCGTCCGCGGAACGCAGCACGTCGAAGCGCCGGTTGCCGGGTTCGCGGGTCGATGCCTCGTGATTGAGCCGGCAGGCTTCAATGAACGCTTCAGCGAACTCAGGTAGGACGTGAATGTGGACGATGGTGACGTGCATGGGTGTACTCCGAATCTCAGTCACGCAGCCGCCAGGTCGGTGCGTTGTCAGGGTCGATCAGGCTGTGGCCAAGCAGCCATTCGCGCGCGTCCTGTGCATCCTGCTCGAACCACGCTCTCGCACTGCCGAGGCGGAAGCTGTAACCCCAGGCGTCCATGTCCTGCTCGCAGCGCGCGCGACCGTAGTGATCGACATGGTCGGCGAGCACGATTTGCAGGTAGCACACGCCGTTTTCCTCGTCGTAGTCGCCGCCCGCATCGGTGTCGAGCCGTGCGCGTCGTGACCGGTCCATGCACACGACGTGGCAGGCCTCGTGCAGCACGGAATGCACGGGGGTCGTCGGCCGCGCAAAGACCGTGTGTCCGATGACGCCGGCTTCGGGGTCGCCCCAGTGACTGCCCGGCAAATCTGAATCGCCGTGGATCGCTTCAAATAAGAGGCCATAGCGGGCCAGCAGGCGCTCCAGTGCGGACCAGTGCTGGCCCGCAACTGCAACCGCTGTCGCGTCGGCTGCGGCCCCGGATGCGCGAGCGGGTTCCTGCGTCATGCAAGTCCGCCCGGACAGCCGACGCCGGTGCCGCCAAGCCCGCAATAGCCGTTCGGGTTCTGCGCGA
This genomic interval from Chromatiales bacterium contains the following:
- a CDS encoding iron-containing alcohol dehydrogenase — encoded protein: MIAPFSIARLPRIEFGPGALGRLPEIVRRYGRRALFVTGRRSFVESERWMSLRTALRSAGVEVMQLGIGGEPSPEDVDAAVSEFADANMDVVVGLGGGSAMDAAKCIAGLLRVRRSVLDYLEGVGPELAYEGPAVPLVCVPTTAGTGSEATKNGVLSRSGPEGFKKSFRHDRLVAEYALVDPDLLASCPREVIAANGMDALTQVLESFVSTRANALTDDLNRGGLAAARDGLLPLFDSDGADAPARSAMAYCALISGITLAQTGLGSVHGLASPLGAFHPIPHGVVCGTLVAEAARVNLAALHDRAPDSPALTRYREAAEILCDTHFAGPDAAEAALVDLLAAWTRHLRLPGLGHHGVRTADIDRIVANARGSSMKTNPVVLSDHELHELVAARI
- a CDS encoding antibiotic biosynthesis monooxygenase — protein: MHVTIVHIHVLPEFAEAFIEACRLNHEASTREPGNRRFDVLRSADDPDRFVLYEAYASAADAAAHKHTAHYLAWRETVADWMVEPRTGVPYQGLYPAA